The following proteins are encoded in a genomic region of Thermococcus pacificus:
- a CDS encoding 6-hydroxymethylpterin diphosphokinase MptE-like protein translates to MNWEQWKPFYLRIVREMGYSIDGDRRAAQILRALLLEGDEYILREELEAIIRKKAYVFGAGPSLEDALKQFDFSDGTLIAADGATSALLDAGLVPDVIVTDLDGRIPDLRIANDRGSFMAIHAHGDNIDKLTTYVPFFSRILGTCQTDPLDIVYNFGGFTDGDRAAFLAEALGAREIVLIGFDFGDVVGKWSKPSLREHSPVWESKGKKFAFAQELLRWLEKNGKARIDYLRPDP, encoded by the coding sequence ATGAACTGGGAGCAGTGGAAGCCGTTCTACCTGAGAATAGTCCGCGAGATGGGATACTCAATTGATGGTGACAGAAGGGCGGCTCAAATCCTCCGCGCCCTTCTCCTCGAGGGCGACGAGTACATCCTCAGGGAGGAGCTTGAAGCCATTATCAGGAAAAAGGCCTACGTCTTCGGTGCCGGTCCGAGCCTGGAAGATGCCCTAAAGCAGTTCGACTTCTCAGACGGAACGCTCATAGCGGCAGACGGTGCGACTTCAGCACTCCTCGATGCGGGTTTGGTTCCCGACGTAATCGTGACAGACTTAGACGGAAGGATTCCTGACCTCAGGATAGCAAACGACAGGGGTTCCTTCATGGCTATTCATGCCCACGGTGACAACATCGACAAACTGACGACCTACGTTCCGTTCTTCTCCAGAATCCTCGGAACCTGTCAGACTGACCCCCTCGACATCGTGTATAACTTCGGCGGCTTCACAGACGGCGACAGGGCGGCTTTTCTGGCGGAAGCCCTCGGCGCGAGGGAGATAGTTCTGATCGGCTTTGACTTTGGCGACGTCGTTGGGAAGTGGAGCAAGCCTTCCCTGAGGGAGCACTCGCCGGTATGGGAGAGCAAGGGGAAGAAGTTCGCCTTCGCTCAAGAGCTCCTAAGATGGCTGGAAAAGAATGGGAAGGCAAGAATAGACTACCTCAGACCAGATCCCTGA